The following proteins are encoded in a genomic region of Actinomadura sp. NAK00032:
- a CDS encoding PGPGW domain-containing protein: protein MMERPAPQKKPADGTPGTPEQGATEQGAAEQGAAERGAAARRAPVRLLRKVAVAIAGAALIVAGVVMLVLPGPGVVAILAGLGLLGTEFPTARRISTRLNGYAKTAWHKIRAAAARPKA, encoded by the coding sequence ATGATGGAACGCCCAGCGCCGCAGAAGAAGCCCGCCGACGGCACGCCCGGCACGCCGGAGCAGGGCGCGACCGAGCAGGGCGCGGCCGAGCAGGGCGCGGCCGAGCGCGGTGCGGCCGCCCGCCGCGCGCCCGTCCGCCTGCTCCGCAAGGTGGCGGTGGCGATCGCCGGGGCCGCGCTGATCGTCGCGGGCGTCGTCATGCTCGTCCTGCCGGGCCCGGGCGTCGTCGCCATCCTCGCCGGCCTCGGCCTCCTCGGCACCGAGTTCCCGACGGCCCGCCGCATCAGCACCCGCCTGAACGGCTACGCCAAGACCGCCTGGCACAAGATCCGCGCAGCGGCCGCCCGCCCCAAGGCCTGA
- a CDS encoding CAP domain-containing protein, whose amino-acid sequence MSNPLPPRAGGPGPRRRQQRTVSGRAAAWTAAGAAGVLVIGGIAGMASGAFGGGPGAAPAANGTSVSPSSAPAAPLDAAEPSPSETARPKQTRKTARPRTPTPRATRSRPAAPPPARSKAPSAPAAGGAAAQVISLVNKERAKNGCRALTSNGKLAAAAQRHSADMARRGFFDHTNPDGKSPGDRITAAGYRWSTYGENIAKGQPTPASVMKSWMNSPGHRANILNCGFREIGVGVVKSGGPYWTQVFGASR is encoded by the coding sequence ATGAGCAACCCCCTTCCCCCCAGGGCCGGCGGGCCGGGCCCGAGGCGGCGGCAGCAGCGGACGGTGTCCGGGCGTGCGGCGGCGTGGACGGCCGCGGGCGCGGCGGGGGTGCTGGTGATCGGCGGGATCGCCGGCATGGCGAGCGGCGCGTTCGGCGGCGGCCCCGGTGCCGCGCCCGCCGCGAACGGCACCTCGGTGTCCCCCTCGTCCGCCCCGGCCGCCCCGCTCGACGCCGCGGAGCCGTCGCCGAGCGAGACGGCCCGTCCCAAGCAGACCCGGAAGACCGCCAGGCCGCGCACGCCGACGCCGCGCGCGACACGGTCGCGTCCGGCCGCGCCCCCGCCCGCCCGGTCGAAGGCGCCGTCCGCACCGGCGGCCGGGGGCGCCGCGGCTCAGGTCATCTCGCTGGTGAACAAGGAGCGCGCCAAGAACGGCTGCCGGGCGCTGACGTCCAACGGCAAGCTGGCCGCGGCGGCGCAGAGGCATTCGGCCGACATGGCCCGGCGCGGCTTCTTCGACCACACCAACCCGGACGGCAAGAGCCCCGGCGACCGGATCACCGCCGCCGGATACCGCTGGTCCACCTATGGCGAGAACATCGCCAAGGGCCAGCCGACCCCGGCGAGCGTCATGAAGTCCTGGATGAACAGCCCCGGGCACCGCGCGAACATCCTGAACTGCGGCTTCCGCGAGATCGGCGTGGGGGTGGTGAAATCGGGCGGACCGTACTGGACGCAGGTCTTCGGCGCCTCCCGCTGA
- a CDS encoding CBS domain-containing protein encodes MTSPVITVERDAAVPDVAALLRARRISAVPVVDGHGAVVGLVSEYDLLAREGRTAADVMTAAVISVTEDTDVEEARHLLLERRIRRVPVLSGRELVGIVARSDVMALLTTEWACEVCGEVVRGEHAPPRCPKCHATADRFELQEPLPGA; translated from the coding sequence ATGACGAGCCCGGTGATCACCGTGGAGCGGGACGCGGCCGTGCCCGACGTCGCGGCCCTGCTGCGCGCCCGCCGGATCAGCGCCGTCCCCGTCGTCGACGGGCACGGCGCCGTCGTCGGCCTGGTCAGCGAGTACGACCTGCTGGCCCGCGAGGGGCGGACCGCCGCCGACGTGATGACCGCCGCCGTCATCAGCGTCACCGAGGACACCGATGTCGAGGAGGCCCGCCACCTGCTCCTGGAACGGCGCATCCGCCGCGTCCCGGTGCTGTCGGGCCGCGAACTCGTCGGCATCGTCGCCCGCTCGGACGTCATGGCGCTGCTGACCACCGAATGGGCGTGCGAGGTCTGCGGCGAGGTCGTCCGCGGCGAGCACGCGCCGCCCCGCTGCCCGAAGTGCCACGCCACCGCCGACAGGTTCGAGCTCCAGGAGCCCCTCCCGGGCGCCTGA
- a CDS encoding trypsin-like serine protease: MRRLMQAALVACAAALTMCGATAASAAGPPDGGGQPIIGGHNATETYSWMAALSNGCGGSLVASQWIVTANHCGPASQARIGSTYKNSGGELRSIDRRTTRPGTDLTLMHLSSPVQAAPVAMAQSNPAPNTPVRLLGWGCTSWPYCSTPTILQEIDLTVLPSGQCWAGGGTANDVCVSGDRSHSACHGDSGGPAVVGSRGNWTLVGETHGPGDNRGECATTTLYTGIAPYLSWINQQIGG, encoded by the coding sequence ATGCGAAGACTGATGCAAGCGGCGCTGGTCGCGTGCGCGGCCGCGCTCACGATGTGCGGCGCGACCGCCGCGTCCGCCGCCGGACCTCCCGACGGCGGCGGCCAGCCCATCATCGGCGGCCACAACGCCACCGAGACGTACTCCTGGATGGCGGCGCTGAGCAACGGATGCGGCGGCAGCCTGGTCGCGTCCCAGTGGATCGTCACGGCCAACCATTGCGGCCCGGCGTCGCAGGCCCGGATCGGCTCGACCTACAAGAACTCCGGCGGTGAGCTCCGGTCGATCGACCGGCGCACCACCAGGCCGGGCACCGATCTCACGCTGATGCACCTGTCCTCGCCGGTCCAGGCGGCCCCGGTCGCGATGGCGCAGTCAAACCCCGCGCCGAACACCCCGGTGCGGCTGCTCGGCTGGGGCTGCACGAGCTGGCCGTACTGCAGCACCCCGACCATCCTCCAGGAGATCGACCTGACCGTCCTGCCGAGCGGCCAGTGCTGGGCCGGCGGCGGTACCGCGAACGACGTCTGCGTGTCGGGCGACCGGTCGCACTCCGCCTGCCACGGCGACTCCGGCGGACCGGCGGTCGTCGGATCGCGCGGCAACTGGACGCTCGTCGGCGAGACCCACGGCCCCGGCGACAACCGCGGCGAGTGCGCGACCACGACCCTCTACACCGGCATCGCGCCGTACCTGTCCTGGATCAACCAGCAAATCGGCGGCTGA
- a CDS encoding NUDIX domain-containing protein — protein sequence MKIPSGVRARFGALAAPVWRRLSGRTQWRVARFRHHTFLVYAGGIVRDERGRILLLRHRLWPPYRAWGLPGGYVNAGERLEDGVVREVREETALEVEVAGPPLRLASGFRHRVEAYYEARVVGGLLALDAAEILEARWFPLDELPERMSPRLRNVIEALDLKPG from the coding sequence ATGAAGATCCCGTCCGGTGTGCGCGCGCGTTTCGGGGCGCTGGCCGCGCCAGTGTGGCGGCGGCTCAGCGGGCGGACGCAGTGGCGCGTCGCGCGGTTCCGCCACCACACGTTCCTGGTGTACGCGGGCGGGATCGTCCGGGACGAGCGGGGGCGGATCCTGCTGCTGCGGCACCGGCTGTGGCCGCCGTACCGGGCGTGGGGCCTGCCCGGCGGGTACGTCAACGCCGGCGAGCGGCTGGAGGACGGGGTCGTCCGGGAAGTGCGGGAGGAGACGGCGCTGGAGGTCGAGGTCGCCGGCCCTCCGCTGCGGCTGGCGAGCGGCTTCCGGCACCGGGTCGAGGCGTACTACGAGGCGCGGGTCGTCGGCGGGCTGCTCGCGCTGGACGCGGCGGAGATCCTCGAAGCGCGCTGGTTCCCCCTGGACGAACTGCCGGAGCGGATGTCGCCCCGGCTCCGGAACGTCATCGAGGCGCTTGACCTCAAGCCCGGTTGA
- a CDS encoding sigma-70 family RNA polymerase sigma factor, whose protein sequence is MGTDVDVLVRAAQDGDAGAREQLVADHLPLLYNVVGWALGGHADVDDVVQESVLRALGGLGGLREPARFRSWLVSIAMNQVRRRWSAQRAGTPMDPQAMAQVAGAEDDFAGLAVLRLELSEQRREIAEATRWLDAGERELLGLWWLEASGHLTRRELADGLGVPAAHAAVRVQRMKKQLATCRAVVRVVSGRRCGGLEPVLAEWDGRPSPLWRKRIAKHIRDCRSCTARQRDLAPPEALLAGLVMVPMPADSSLHAALAGAQSLLDAANTAAGVGNAAPGASTTGSGAGSASSGAGASSAGAGHSSSAAAVKSSGGAARWVAGAAAAGVAAAVVYWALPEPDGPARPAPDAAAPAPVRRTAPSTPPPTPEAAPDKARVTPRRAPATVEQRVVTLVNAERAAAGCRPLRVSPALHRAAQRHSADMASHRVLDHRGSGGDGPWERITAAGFRWNAWAENIARGQSGPPAVVDTWMGSPGHRANILNCGFTMVGIGLVQGSGGPWWTQVFATPR, encoded by the coding sequence GTGGGCACGGATGTGGACGTGCTGGTCCGGGCGGCGCAGGACGGGGACGCCGGCGCCCGGGAGCAGCTGGTCGCCGACCATCTGCCGCTGCTCTACAACGTGGTCGGCTGGGCGCTCGGCGGCCATGCCGACGTGGACGACGTCGTCCAGGAGTCGGTGCTGCGCGCCCTCGGCGGGCTGGGCGGGCTGCGCGAGCCGGCGCGGTTCCGGTCGTGGCTGGTGTCCATCGCCATGAACCAGGTGCGCCGCCGCTGGTCGGCGCAGCGCGCCGGGACGCCGATGGATCCGCAGGCCATGGCCCAGGTGGCGGGTGCCGAGGACGACTTCGCGGGGCTGGCCGTCCTGCGGCTGGAGCTGTCGGAGCAGCGCCGCGAGATCGCCGAGGCGACGCGGTGGCTGGACGCGGGGGAGCGCGAACTCCTCGGGCTGTGGTGGCTGGAGGCGTCCGGGCATCTGACGCGGCGGGAGCTGGCGGACGGGCTCGGGGTGCCGGCGGCCCACGCGGCCGTGCGGGTGCAGCGGATGAAGAAGCAGCTGGCGACGTGCCGCGCCGTGGTGCGGGTGGTGAGCGGGCGGCGGTGCGGCGGGCTCGAGCCGGTCCTCGCCGAGTGGGACGGGCGGCCGTCCCCGCTGTGGCGCAAGCGGATCGCCAAGCACATCAGGGACTGCCGCTCCTGCACCGCCCGCCAGCGCGACCTCGCCCCGCCCGAGGCGCTGCTGGCGGGCCTGGTCATGGTGCCGATGCCCGCCGACTCCTCCCTGCACGCGGCGCTGGCCGGCGCCCAGTCCCTACTGGACGCCGCCAACACCGCAGCGGGCGTCGGTAACGCGGCCCCCGGCGCGAGCACGACCGGATCTGGCGCGGGCAGCGCCTCGTCCGGAGCGGGCGCTTCTTCGGCTGGTGCGGGGCACTCCTCCTCAGCGGCTGCGGTGAAGTCGTCTGGCGGCGCCGCGCGCTGGGTGGCGGGGGCGGCGGCGGCCGGTGTCGCCGCGGCGGTCGTCTACTGGGCACTGCCGGAACCGGACGGTCCCGCGCGTCCCGCGCCCGACGCCGCGGCCCCGGCGCCCGTCCGGCGGACGGCCCCGTCCACCCCGCCGCCCACGCCCGAGGCCGCGCCGGACAAGGCCCGGGTCACCCCGCGGCGCGCCCCCGCCACCGTCGAGCAGCGGGTCGTGACGCTCGTCAACGCCGAGCGGGCGGCGGCCGGGTGCCGCCCGCTGCGCGTCTCGCCGGCGCTGCACCGGGCGGCGCAGCGGCACTCCGCGGACATGGCGTCCCACCGCGTCCTCGACCACCGGGGCTCCGGCGGCGACGGGCCGTGGGAGCGGATCACCGCCGCCGGGTTCCGGTGGAACGCGTGGGCGGAGAACATCGCGCGCGGCCAGTCGGGCCCGCCCGCCGTCGTGGACACCTGGATGGGCAGCCCCGGCCACCGGGCCAACATCCTCAACTGCGGGTTCACGATGGTCGGGATCGGGCTCGTGCAGGGCTCCGGAGGCCCCTGGTGGACGCAGGTGTTCGCGACGCCCCGGTGA
- a CDS encoding zinc-binding dehydrogenase encodes MGDDSLMTAAVLHRHGGPDALEVREDWPLPEIGPGQVLVRVAAAALNNTDIWTREGAYGLPGRPDAKAGWRGPLDFPRVQGGDIAGTVTAVGDGVSDGWVGRRVLVDPAFYADEGEDAMPVGLLGSEGDGGFATYVAVDAVRLHDMTDSPLSDEELAALPVAYGTAMGMLERARINKGETVFVTGASGGVGFALVQLAAARGARVLALTSGSKAEAVRDAGAEVTLSRDIDPAELQGRLRAAAPGGLDAVADVAGGPWLERVLPALRDGARWVIAGAVAGPVVSFDLRRLYLHNLSLIGSSMHTRAHFTELAGLARTGALRPRIAARYPLSDIHAAQEEFRHGSRVGKIVILP; translated from the coding sequence ATGGGCGACGATTCTTTGATGACCGCGGCTGTTCTGCACCGGCACGGCGGGCCGGACGCCCTGGAGGTACGAGAGGACTGGCCGCTTCCAGAGATCGGTCCAGGTCAGGTGCTCGTTCGGGTGGCTGCGGCAGCGTTGAACAACACCGATATCTGGACGCGGGAAGGTGCCTACGGGCTGCCGGGCCGCCCGGACGCGAAGGCCGGATGGCGTGGCCCGCTGGACTTCCCTCGTGTGCAGGGCGGGGACATCGCCGGCACGGTCACTGCGGTCGGCGACGGTGTCTCCGACGGATGGGTGGGGCGTCGAGTCCTGGTCGATCCGGCGTTCTACGCCGATGAGGGCGAGGACGCGATGCCGGTCGGTCTGCTCGGCAGCGAGGGGGACGGAGGCTTCGCCACCTATGTGGCGGTCGACGCCGTCCGGCTCCACGACATGACCGACTCACCGCTGTCCGACGAAGAACTCGCTGCGCTGCCCGTGGCTTATGGCACAGCGATGGGCATGCTGGAGCGCGCCCGCATCAACAAGGGTGAGACGGTGTTCGTCACTGGCGCGTCCGGTGGTGTCGGCTTCGCCCTCGTTCAGCTCGCGGCCGCGCGTGGCGCGCGGGTACTGGCCTTGACCAGCGGCTCCAAGGCCGAAGCGGTGCGCGACGCCGGCGCGGAAGTCACTCTCTCCCGTGACATTGATCCGGCTGAACTGCAGGGCAGGCTGCGGGCGGCGGCACCCGGTGGGTTGGACGCCGTCGCCGACGTGGCGGGCGGCCCCTGGCTCGAGCGGGTGCTGCCCGCACTGCGCGACGGTGCCCGCTGGGTCATCGCCGGCGCGGTCGCCGGGCCCGTGGTCTCGTTCGACCTGCGTCGCCTCTACCTGCACAACCTCAGCCTCATCGGCTCCTCGATGCACACCCGTGCCCATTTCACGGAACTGGCGGGCCTGGCCCGCACGGGCGCCCTGCGACCGCGCATCGCCGCCAGGTACCCGCTCAGCGACATCCACGCGGCTCAGGAGGAGTTCCGCCATGGCTCGCGCGTCGGCAAGATCGTGATCTTGCCTTGA
- a CDS encoding PPOX class F420-dependent oxidoreductase: MSLTDIEREYLSTQRLGRLATVGPKGDPQNNPVGFAYNAETGTIDIRGWHLAKSRKYRNLRDNDQVAFVVDDLASVQPWRVRGVEIRGRAEPAVAEGPQGGDDVIRIHPRVVFSWGIDPDTEGMAKRTIP; this comes from the coding sequence ATGAGCCTCACCGACATCGAACGCGAATACCTGTCCACGCAGCGGCTCGGCCGCCTCGCCACCGTGGGCCCCAAGGGCGACCCGCAGAACAACCCGGTCGGTTTCGCCTACAACGCCGAGACCGGCACCATCGACATCCGCGGCTGGCACCTCGCCAAGAGCCGCAAGTACCGGAACCTGCGCGACAACGACCAGGTGGCGTTCGTCGTCGACGACCTGGCGTCCGTCCAGCCATGGCGGGTGCGGGGCGTGGAGATCCGGGGGCGCGCCGAGCCCGCGGTCGCCGAAGGACCGCAGGGCGGCGACGACGTCATCCGCATCCACCCGCGCGTCGTCTTCTCCTGGGGGATCGACCCGGACACGGAGGGGATGGCCAAGCGCACCATTCCGTGA
- a CDS encoding ATP-binding protein: MSLTMLPAVQPAPLRWRRSFPGGPEQARDVRRFVGCLLAGCPYLDDVLLAADELVVNALRHTKSGQDGGFFTVEIAQDGGLVAVSVTDQGGPAEPAAVDAGELAESGRGLRTIALTAATWGWHGNGEGRTVTAVFTGEWAA, translated from the coding sequence ATGTCTCTGACGATGCTTCCGGCGGTGCAGCCGGCGCCGCTGCGGTGGCGGCGTTCCTTCCCCGGCGGGCCCGAGCAGGCCCGCGACGTCCGCCGGTTCGTCGGCTGCCTTCTGGCCGGCTGCCCCTACCTCGACGACGTCCTGCTCGCCGCCGACGAACTCGTCGTGAACGCGCTGCGGCACACGAAGTCCGGTCAGGACGGTGGCTTCTTCACCGTCGAGATCGCCCAGGACGGCGGCCTCGTCGCCGTGTCGGTCACCGACCAGGGTGGGCCCGCCGAGCCCGCCGCCGTCGACGCCGGTGAACTCGCCGAGTCCGGACGCGGGCTGCGCACGATCGCCCTGACCGCCGCGACCTGGGGCTGGCACGGCAACGGCGAGGGCCGCACGGTCACCGCCGTCTTCACGGGGGAGTGGGCCGCGTGA
- a CDS encoding McrC family protein, which translates to MTVVHLGEGGAWTEYELTAEQAAILAATDMVRIAPGPRAGLWRLRDNGLVGAARIGPPHGQVEIRVRPKTPIDRLFHLLGYARKARGWRREEVDAGERTELLPALAHAFARAAERALGQGVLLGYRETEEALPVVRGRIRVKEQIQRRHGFPVPVEVRYDDYTVDIPENRILLAATHRLLRLPGVPQGTRRLLRHLPLRLDGVERLVPGRPPPAWTPSRLNSRYQTALGIADLVLRGASYELADGIAVRVDGLMLEMWRVFEDFVCVALAEALRPYGGTVRLQDERHHLDLAHRVRLRPDLVLSTAEGSPLAVVDVKYKTGDTPQQDLYQMLAYCTAMRLNRAYLVYASKTETHSHVVTGTGGVQIVETALDLSAPPEGLRGQVTALARQIVADGPDGPDGRGTTAAAAP; encoded by the coding sequence GTGACCGTCGTCCACCTGGGCGAGGGCGGCGCCTGGACGGAGTATGAACTCACGGCGGAGCAGGCGGCGATCCTGGCCGCCACCGACATGGTGCGTATCGCGCCCGGCCCCCGCGCCGGGCTCTGGAGACTGCGCGACAACGGCCTGGTCGGCGCCGCCCGGATCGGCCCCCCGCATGGCCAGGTGGAGATTCGCGTCCGGCCGAAGACGCCGATCGACCGCCTGTTCCACCTGCTCGGCTACGCGCGGAAGGCGCGCGGCTGGAGGCGGGAGGAGGTCGACGCCGGCGAGCGGACCGAGCTGCTGCCCGCGCTCGCCCACGCGTTCGCCCGGGCCGCCGAACGGGCCCTCGGCCAGGGCGTCCTCCTCGGCTACCGCGAGACGGAGGAGGCGCTGCCGGTGGTGCGCGGCCGCATCCGCGTCAAAGAGCAGATCCAGCGGCGCCACGGATTCCCGGTGCCGGTCGAGGTGCGCTACGACGACTACACCGTCGACATCCCCGAGAACCGGATCCTGCTCGCCGCGACTCACCGGCTGCTGCGCCTGCCGGGCGTCCCGCAGGGCACCCGCCGGCTGCTGCGCCACCTGCCGCTGCGGCTGGACGGCGTGGAACGGCTCGTTCCCGGGCGCCCGCCGCCGGCCTGGACACCGTCCCGGCTCAACAGCCGCTACCAGACCGCCCTGGGGATCGCCGACCTCGTGCTGCGCGGCGCGTCCTACGAACTCGCTGATGGTATCGCCGTCCGTGTGGACGGGCTGATGCTGGAGATGTGGCGGGTCTTCGAGGACTTCGTCTGCGTCGCCCTCGCCGAGGCGCTCCGACCGTACGGCGGGACGGTGAGGCTCCAGGACGAGCGCCACCATCTCGACCTCGCGCACCGGGTGCGGCTTCGCCCCGACCTCGTCCTCTCCACCGCCGAAGGCAGTCCTCTCGCGGTCGTGGACGTCAAGTACAAGACCGGGGACACGCCGCAGCAAGACCTCTACCAGATGCTCGCCTACTGCACGGCGATGAGGCTGAACCGCGCCTACTTGGTGTACGCGTCGAAAACCGAGACCCACAGCCACGTCGTCACCGGCACCGGGGGCGTTCAGATCGTGGAGACCGCGCTCGACCTGTCGGCGCCCCCCGAAGGTCTCCGGGGTCAGGTCACCGCGCTCGCCCGGCAGATCGTCGCGGACGGGCCGGACGGGCCGGACGGGCGGGGCACGACGGCCGCGGCCGCTCCATGA
- a CDS encoding excalibur calcium-binding domain-containing protein, which translates to MTADSRPPAKRWILAALAVMATMLLLAGLTSSCGGETHQRTSQGSRGSAPPSSTEPPDEGGPPSSERRGESGLDPRFRTCAEANAAGYGPYVKGTDPEYGWYRDRDHDGVDCEGDAARTLDPHFQTCAEANAAGYGPYVKGTDPEYGWYQDRDHDGVDCEFAHGGGPSSPAPAPSPTAEPSTSEEPSAPSEEPSDSGPSLEPAPSEEPPTSEPSGEPSVPDSSGGRP; encoded by the coding sequence ATGACCGCCGATTCCCGCCCACCCGCGAAGCGCTGGATCCTCGCGGCCCTCGCCGTGATGGCCACGATGCTGCTTCTCGCCGGCCTCACCTCCTCCTGCGGCGGCGAGACGCACCAGAGGACGTCGCAAGGCAGCCGAGGGTCAGCGCCGCCGTCCTCGACGGAGCCGCCGGACGAGGGCGGGCCGCCGTCCTCCGAGCGGCGGGGCGAAAGCGGCCTGGATCCGCGCTTCCGCACGTGCGCGGAGGCGAACGCCGCCGGGTACGGCCCGTACGTGAAGGGCACGGATCCCGAGTACGGCTGGTACCGGGACCGCGATCACGACGGCGTCGACTGCGAAGGCGACGCGGCCCGCACCCTTGACCCCCACTTCCAGACCTGCGCGGAGGCGAATGCCGCCGGGTACGGCCCGTACGTTAAGGGCACGGATCCCGAATACGGCTGGTATCAGGATCGCGATCACGACGGCGTCGACTGCGAGTTCGCGCACGGTGGCGGGCCGTCGAGCCCGGCTCCCGCCCCCTCGCCGACTGCGGAGCCGTCGACCTCCGAGGAGCCGTCCGCGCCGAGCGAGGAGCCATCGGACTCGGGGCCGAGCCTGGAGCCCGCCCCCAGTGAGGAGCCACCGACCTCGGAGCCGAGCGGCGAGCCGTCGGTGCCCGATTCCTCCGGTGGGCGGCCCTGA
- a CDS encoding NAD(P)-dependent alcohol dehydrogenase: protein MKAAVHARYGPPEVVQIAELDEPTAGDGDVLVKVHATTVNRTDCAYRAARPFFMRLLTGLARPRRKVLGTEFAGVVEAVGGGVASFAAGDRVFGYNEGAFGTHAEYLSVPEDGMITTMPAGAEFWEAAAGTEGAHYALSAIRTARTTAGQDVLVYGATGAIGSAAVQLLKSMNVTVTAVCDTANLQLVSGLGPDRVVDYTAQDFTADEQRYDLVLDAVGKSTFGRCRRLLKPGGLYMSSDLGPGWQNIPLALFTPLFRGRRVKFGAPTQNKEMVEHIRGLMESGQFSPVIDRRYPLDRIVEAYRYVETGQKIGNVVIDVAPHP from the coding sequence GTGAAAGCAGCGGTTCATGCCAGGTACGGCCCGCCCGAAGTGGTCCAGATCGCCGAACTGGACGAGCCCACGGCCGGAGACGGCGACGTCCTCGTCAAGGTGCACGCGACGACGGTGAACCGGACGGACTGCGCCTACCGCGCCGCCCGGCCCTTCTTCATGCGGCTGCTCACCGGCCTCGCCCGGCCGCGCCGCAAGGTCCTGGGGACCGAGTTCGCCGGAGTGGTCGAGGCGGTCGGCGGCGGCGTCGCGTCCTTCGCCGCCGGCGACCGGGTCTTCGGGTACAACGAGGGCGCCTTCGGGACGCACGCCGAGTACCTGTCCGTCCCGGAGGACGGCATGATCACGACCATGCCCGCGGGCGCGGAGTTCTGGGAGGCCGCCGCCGGAACGGAAGGCGCCCACTACGCGCTTTCGGCGATCCGCACGGCACGGACGACAGCCGGACAGGACGTCCTCGTCTACGGCGCGACCGGCGCCATCGGTTCGGCCGCGGTACAACTGCTGAAAAGCATGAACGTCACGGTGACCGCGGTCTGCGACACGGCGAATCTGCAACTGGTAAGCGGTCTGGGGCCCGACCGGGTCGTCGACTACACGGCCCAGGACTTCACCGCGGACGAACAGCGGTACGACCTGGTGCTCGACGCGGTCGGCAAGAGCACGTTCGGCCGCTGCCGCCGGCTGCTGAAACCCGGCGGGCTCTACATGTCGTCCGACCTCGGGCCGGGGTGGCAGAACATTCCCCTGGCACTCTTCACGCCACTGTTCCGCGGCAGGAGAGTGAAGTTCGGCGCCCCCACCCAGAACAAGGAAATGGTGGAGCACATCCGCGGCCTGATGGAGTCAGGGCAGTTCAGCCCGGTCATCGACCGGCGATACCCGCTGGACCGGATCGTCGAAGCCTACCGATACGTCGAAACAGGTCAGAAGATCGGCAACGTCGTCATCGACGTCGCACCACACCCCTGA
- a CDS encoding snapalysin family zinc-dependent metalloprotease translates to MFRKITAALAATLGLAFLVPALAAAPASATAPAPLAVRTIYYDAGGAQEFRAAVDEGAAAWNAAVPAIRLVPATGGQATVKVYADNGWPRTYMYGFGQAVIYMGREAVNDGFYPPRIAAHELGHALSLPDNRNGRCDYLMSGHSSPVSCQSTTPHATEAAQVSRNAGSWVPAARAAAARQATYPDCFVF, encoded by the coding sequence ATGTTCCGTAAGATCACGGCGGCGCTGGCCGCCACCCTCGGGCTCGCGTTCCTGGTGCCCGCGCTGGCCGCCGCTCCCGCGTCCGCCACGGCCCCCGCCCCGCTCGCCGTCCGGACGATCTACTACGACGCCGGCGGCGCCCAGGAGTTCCGGGCGGCCGTCGACGAAGGCGCCGCCGCATGGAACGCGGCCGTGCCCGCGATCCGGCTCGTCCCCGCGACCGGAGGCCAGGCCACCGTCAAGGTGTACGCCGACAACGGCTGGCCGCGCACCTACATGTACGGCTTCGGCCAGGCCGTCATCTACATGGGACGTGAAGCGGTCAACGACGGCTTCTACCCGCCCAGGATCGCCGCCCACGAACTCGGGCACGCCCTCAGCCTGCCCGACAACCGCAACGGACGCTGCGACTACCTGATGTCGGGCCACAGCTCCCCGGTCTCGTGCCAGAGCACCACTCCGCACGCGACCGAAGCCGCACAGGTGTCGCGCAACGCGGGCTCCTGGGTCCCCGCAGCGCGCGCGGCAGCCGCCCGGCAGGCAACGTACCCGGACTGCTTCGTCTTCTGA